The following coding sequences are from one Bos indicus x Bos taurus breed Angus x Brahman F1 hybrid chromosome 5, Bos_hybrid_MaternalHap_v2.0, whole genome shotgun sequence window:
- the LOC113892977 gene encoding lysozyme C, milk isozyme, translating into MLNTKSSSPGQLGHLASVNMKALLIVGLLLLSVAVQGKKFQRCELARTLKKLGLDGYRGVSLANWVCLARWESNYNTRATNYNRGDKSTDYGIFQINSRWWCNDGKTPKAVNACRIPCSALLKDDITQAVACAKRVVRDPQGIKAWVAWRNKCQNRDLRSYVQGCGV; encoded by the exons ATGTTAAATACCAAGTCCAGCTCACCTGGTCAACTTGGACATTTGGCTTCTGTCAACATGAAGGCTCTCCTTATTGTGGGGCTTCTCCTCCTTTCTGTTGCTGTCCAGGGCAAGAAATTTCAGAGGTGTGAGCTTGCCAGAACTCTGAAGAAACTTGGATTGGATGGCTATCGAGGAGTCAGCCTGGCAAACT gGGTGTGTTTGGCCAGATGGGAAAGCAATTACAACACACGTGCTACAAACTACAATCGTGGAGACAAAAGCACTGATTATGGGATATTTCAAATCAATAGCCGCTGGTGGTGCAATGATGGCAAAACCCCAAAAGCAGTTAACGCCTGTCGTATACCCTGCAGCG CTTTGCTGAAAGATGACATCACTCAAGCTGTAGCATGTGCAAAGAGGGTTGTCAGAGATCCACAAGGCATTAAAGCATg GGTGGCATGGAGAAACAAGTGTCAAAACCGAGATCTCAGGAGTTATGTTCAGGGTTGCGGAGTGTAA